The following proteins are encoded in a genomic region of Corylus avellana chromosome ca4, CavTom2PMs-1.0:
- the LOC132177321 gene encoding MLP-like protein 28, whose amino-acid sequence MSLFGKVEADVEIKAPAEKFHELFSRRPHHISNVCPDKIQGCALHEGDWGNEGSVIYWDYVHDGQAKVVKEKIEAIDDTNKLVTLKVIEGDLLQEYKSFKIIVQATPKGEGSLVHWSFEYEKLKEDVLEPKTLLQFAIDASKDIDAHLTA is encoded by the exons ATGAGTCTATTTGGTAAGGTGGAGGCTGATGTAGAAATTAAAGCTCCTGCTGAAAAGTTTCATGAGCTTTTCAGCCGCAGGCCACACcacatatctaatgtttgccctGACAAAATCCAGGGTTGTGCTTTGCATGAAGGTGATTGGGGCAATGAGGGCTCTGTCATCTACTGGGATTATGTCCATG ATGGGCAAGCTAAAGTTGTTAAGGAGAAAATTGAAGCAATAGATGATACAAACAAGTTAGTCACTTTAAAAGTGATTGAAGGGGATCTTCTGCAGGAGTACAAGAGCTTCAAAATCATTGTTCAAGCTACTCCCAAGGGTGAGGGCAGCTTGGTCCACTGGAGCTTCGAATACGAGAAGCTGAAGGAGGATGTTCTAGAACCAAAGACATTGCTTCAGTTTGCAATTGATGCCAGCAAAGACATTGATGCTCACCTTACCGCATAG